Proteins from one Xenorhabdus griffiniae genomic window:
- a CDS encoding IgaA/UmoB family intracellular growth attenuator, with translation MASFLIFRWRRLGNACYLQSMTKTVSRKLDTDEYQAIESYLRNIRLLMKPNSRHRADYPALPAKHDNVYTITHPISRFSTATDGEHHWRYYLGETEIHLPVLFEPFIKQQNTIEIVRTSSIPLVIAVNGHFLQDYQQDLFMTRVTAKTEHASIQKNGNSSAKLLHIRKETLEEYRLRKSTGVQGIILMCVGLSLWFLALFVPIPMLPWLMLVAFLLILGSFWSHFRLPSGRKLASVHCFNGIPKRWGIFSEFEPEQRKNISLGGIDLIYPLHWEPYISHDLDQNTDIDIYTNCHVVRQGRYLSLHEEEKHYPYQRSSKNVMLVVFSVFVMLLLYFYQPVNLSMRLSFAWLYGSNTKVITSFHELQNMPLKEGDVLKVKGVGMCYVPPNIMPKANITIFAPFDCMGIYWNSEIPLPMLESEVVESASALITAVGEQLHPVERKSNPGLNAAIAKSGMILLDNFSQIILKTQKLCQNDAECDRLKNALVNLGNAKSWANLLKAAESGKLDGTKVLLRSVSANALEKLVDSTTASFIYREIDRMVILINSPSPGGVLLLSDEGKTLVEYPMRTHYIYEHSALDRWRELQGLLELLMKTPFETEGIVTKLSEDPNGTRHIMLHREPDSTSIIRYLGSCLLLVILLVTLIVNVILIIKKKHKNRWRLQHITQYYDNCFNGRNIHAEFRH, from the coding sequence ATGGCTTCCTTTCTGATTTTCAGATGGAGGCGGCTTGGTAACGCGTGTTATCTACAGTCAATGACTAAAACTGTCAGCCGTAAACTGGATACTGATGAATACCAGGCCATAGAATCTTACTTGCGAAATATCCGTCTTCTGATGAAACCGAATAGCAGACACAGGGCGGATTATCCGGCACTACCTGCTAAACATGATAATGTTTATACCATCACGCATCCGATTAGCCGTTTCTCTACTGCAACGGATGGGGAGCACCATTGGCGTTATTATCTTGGTGAAACAGAAATACATTTACCTGTGTTGTTTGAGCCATTTATTAAGCAGCAAAACACAATAGAGATTGTTCGAACCTCATCAATCCCGCTTGTTATCGCGGTTAATGGTCACTTTTTGCAAGATTATCAGCAAGATCTGTTCATGACGAGAGTAACGGCAAAAACCGAACATGCCTCCATTCAAAAAAATGGCAATTCAAGTGCTAAATTACTGCATATCCGCAAGGAAACATTAGAAGAATATCGTTTACGAAAATCAACGGGCGTTCAGGGAATTATCCTGATGTGTGTTGGTTTATCATTGTGGTTTTTGGCTCTTTTTGTGCCCATTCCGATGCTGCCGTGGTTAATGCTGGTGGCATTTTTGTTGATTCTAGGCAGTTTTTGGTCACATTTTCGATTGCCATCTGGTCGAAAATTAGCTAGCGTCCATTGTTTCAATGGCATTCCGAAACGATGGGGAATATTTAGCGAATTTGAGCCGGAGCAAAGAAAAAATATCTCTCTGGGCGGCATTGATCTGATTTATCCCTTACATTGGGAGCCTTATATTTCCCATGATCTTGATCAGAATACCGATATTGACATTTACACCAACTGCCATGTTGTGCGGCAAGGGCGCTATCTCTCTTTGCATGAAGAAGAGAAGCACTATCCTTATCAGCGTAGTAGCAAGAATGTGATGTTGGTGGTTTTCTCTGTATTCGTCATGCTGTTGCTTTACTTTTACCAGCCGGTGAACTTATCCATGCGGCTGAGTTTTGCCTGGTTATATGGCAGTAATACCAAGGTTATTACCAGCTTTCATGAGCTACAAAATATGCCGTTGAAGGAAGGGGATGTATTAAAGGTCAAAGGTGTTGGGATGTGTTATGTTCCCCCTAATATCATGCCCAAAGCCAATATAACAATATTCGCACCATTTGATTGTATGGGTATCTATTGGAATAGTGAAATTCCATTACCTATGCTGGAATCTGAAGTTGTCGAAAGTGCTTCAGCACTGATTACAGCGGTTGGTGAGCAATTACATCCAGTTGAACGTAAAAGTAATCCTGGCCTGAATGCAGCCATTGCCAAATCGGGTATGATTTTGCTCGACAATTTTTCACAAATCATTTTGAAAACACAAAAGTTGTGCCAAAACGATGCTGAGTGTGACCGTTTGAAAAATGCATTGGTCAATTTGGGAAATGCCAAAAGTTGGGCCAACTTGTTAAAAGCCGCAGAAAGCGGCAAGCTGGACGGCACCAAGGTGCTATTGCGTTCTGTCAGTGCTAATGCGTTGGAAAAACTGGTTGATTCGACTACAGCATCATTTATCTATCGCGAGATTGATAGAATGGTCATTCTTATAAACAGCCCATCTCCGGGAGGCGTTTTATTGCTGAGTGATGAGGGGAAAACTTTAGTGGAATACCCGATGCGGACACACTATATATACGAACACTCAGCTTTAGATCGGTGGCGGGAATTACAGGGGTTGTTAGAACTGTTGATGAAGACACCATTTGAAACAGAGGGGATTGTGACAAAATTGTCAGAAGATCCCAATGGGACGCGCCATATCATGTTGCATCGTGAACCGGATTCCACATCGATTATTCGTTACCTGGGAAGTTGCCTGCTGCTGGTGATCTTGCTGGTAACGTTGATCGTCAACGTCATATTGATTATCAAGAAAAAGCACAAGAACCGATGGCGTCTCCAACATATTACCCAATACTACGATAACTGTTTTAATGGGAGAAATATCCATGCAGAATTCAGACACTGA
- the hslR gene encoding ribosome-associated heat shock protein Hsp15 → MQNSDTDQAVRLDKWLWAARFYKTRSLAREMIEGGKVHYNGQRSKPSKLVELNAEIKLRQGNDEKTVIVLALCSHRRSATEAQQLYQETAESIINREKMALARKMNALTMPHPARRPDKKERRTLIKFKNAKLNESENT, encoded by the coding sequence ATGCAGAATTCAGACACTGATCAGGCTGTTCGCCTTGATAAATGGCTGTGGGCTGCCCGTTTTTATAAAACCCGTTCCCTCGCACGTGAAATGATTGAAGGGGGAAAAGTCCATTATAATGGGCAACGGAGTAAGCCGAGTAAGCTGGTTGAATTGAATGCAGAGATTAAACTGCGTCAGGGAAATGATGAAAAAACGGTGATCGTCTTGGCATTGTGCAGTCACAGACGGAGTGCTACCGAAGCCCAGCAACTTTATCAGGAAACGGCGGAGAGCATTATCAATCGGGAAAAAATGGCATTAGCTCGTAAAATGAATGCACTCACGATGCCGCATCCTGCTCGTCGTCCAGATAAAAAAGAACGGCGTACACTAATAAAATTCAAAAACGCAAAATTAAATGAGTCGGAAAATACTTAA
- a CDS encoding Hcp family type VI secretion system effector has translation MSYMIYLSLNGKKQGLISAGCSTPDSIGNRYQNGHEDQIQVLSLNHTITRQQNVSHQPIQFIKPVDKSSPLLAMAIDSNESLNGTFVFYRTSQAGQLELFYEVKITEATITDISCVYPHSVNNFDAMPHERVLLNYKSISWNHITAGTSAYSIWEDRTY, from the coding sequence ATGTCATACATGATTTATTTATCTTTAAATGGTAAAAAACAAGGCTTAATTTCTGCGGGGTGTTCAACCCCAGACTCAATAGGAAACAGGTATCAAAATGGACACGAAGATCAAATACAGGTATTGAGTTTAAACCATACAATAACGCGACAACAGAATGTCAGCCATCAGCCAATACAATTCATTAAACCAGTGGATAAATCATCACCATTATTAGCAATGGCGATAGATTCAAACGAATCTCTAAATGGTACTTTTGTTTTTTACAGAACGAGCCAAGCTGGTCAATTAGAATTATTCTATGAAGTAAAAATAACTGAAGCTACTATCACTGACATTTCCTGTGTATACCCACATTCTGTAAATAATTTCGATGCTATGCCACATGAAAGAGTTTTACTAAATTATAAATCTATATCATGGAATCATATAACAGCCGGCACATCAGCTTATAGTATATGGGAGGACAGAACCTATTAA
- the pckA gene encoding phosphoenolpyruvate carboxykinase (ATP) produces MSVTGITEQELAVYGIHGVSEIVYNPSYELLFSEETQPTLQGYERGTLTNLGAVAVDTGIFTGRSPKDKYIVRDEVTRDTVWWADQGKGKNDNKPLNQETWSHLKGLVTQQLSGKRLFVVDAFCGANADTRLKVRFITEVAWQAHFVKNMFIRPSDQELVGFTPDFIVMNGAKCTNPQWKEQGLNSENFVAFNLTERMQLIGGTWYGGEMKKGMFSMMNYLLPLKGIASMHCSANVGEAGDVAIFFGLSGTGKTTLSTDPKRQLIGDDEHGWDDDGVFNFEGGCYAKTINLSKEAEPDIYHAIRRDALLENVTVLADGTVDFNDGSKTENTRVSYPIYHIENIVKPISKAGHATKVIFLIADAFGVLPPVSRLTPEQTQYHFLSGFTAKLAGTERGVTEPTPTFSACFGAAFLSLHPTQYAEVLVKRMQSSGAKAYLVNTGWNGTGKRISIKDTRAIIDAILSGDIEDADTIQLPIFDLAVPTTLPGVDTHILDPRNTYGDKSEWDVKAKDLAQRFIDNFDKYTDTAAGAALVKAGPKL; encoded by the coding sequence ATGAGCGTTACAGGCATTACTGAGCAGGAACTTGCGGTTTATGGTATTCATGGTGTTAGTGAAATTGTCTATAACCCAAGTTATGAACTGTTATTCTCTGAAGAAACTCAACCCACGCTACAAGGGTATGAGCGTGGCACATTGACTAACCTCGGTGCTGTCGCGGTAGATACAGGTATTTTCACGGGGCGTTCACCGAAAGATAAATATATTGTCCGTGATGAAGTGACCCGCGACACCGTATGGTGGGCTGATCAGGGCAAAGGAAAGAACGATAATAAACCGCTCAATCAGGAAACCTGGTCTCATCTAAAAGGTTTGGTTACTCAGCAGCTGTCAGGCAAACGTTTGTTTGTGGTTGATGCTTTTTGCGGAGCCAATGCGGATACGCGTCTGAAAGTGCGTTTTATCACTGAAGTGGCGTGGCAGGCGCATTTTGTGAAAAATATGTTTATCCGCCCATCAGACCAAGAATTAGTTGGCTTCACACCTGATTTTATTGTGATGAACGGCGCTAAATGCACCAACCCACAATGGAAAGAACAGGGGCTGAATTCTGAAAACTTTGTTGCTTTTAACCTGACAGAGCGTATGCAGTTAATTGGTGGTACCTGGTACGGTGGTGAAATGAAAAAAGGGATGTTCTCAATGATGAACTACCTGTTACCACTAAAAGGTATTGCTTCTATGCACTGTTCTGCCAACGTGGGTGAAGCGGGGGATGTTGCTATTTTCTTTGGTCTTTCTGGGACAGGGAAAACCACGCTTTCCACTGATCCGAAACGTCAGTTAATCGGTGATGATGAACATGGCTGGGACGATGACGGCGTGTTTAATTTTGAAGGTGGTTGCTACGCAAAAACTATCAATTTGTCCAAAGAGGCTGAGCCGGATATCTATCACGCCATTCGTCGTGATGCCCTGTTGGAAAACGTCACTGTACTGGCGGATGGTACGGTTGATTTCAACGATGGTTCCAAAACAGAAAATACCCGTGTTTCTTACCCGATTTACCATATTGAAAATATCGTTAAACCGATCTCAAAAGCAGGGCACGCAACTAAGGTTATTTTCCTGATCGCAGATGCTTTCGGTGTACTGCCTCCGGTTTCCCGCTTGACTCCAGAACAAACCCAATATCATTTCCTGTCTGGCTTCACGGCAAAATTGGCGGGCACTGAGCGCGGTGTGACAGAGCCTACACCTACTTTCTCTGCTTGCTTTGGCGCGGCATTCCTGTCACTGCATCCGACGCAATATGCGGAAGTTCTGGTTAAACGTATGCAGTCATCGGGCGCGAAAGCCTATCTGGTTAATACTGGCTGGAATGGCACGGGTAAGCGTATTTCCATCAAAGATACCCGTGCGATTATTGATGCGATTCTCAGTGGTGACATTGAAGATGCGGATACCATTCAACTGCCGATTTTTGATTTGGCCGTACCAACGACCTTGCCAGGTGTAGATACTCACATTTTGGACCCACGCAATACCTATGGCGATAAATCCGAATGGGATGTGAAGGCAAAAGATTTGGCCCAGCGCTTTATCGATAATTTTGATAAGTATACTGATACCGCTGCGGGTGCTGCATTGGTGAAAGCAGGCCCTAAACTGTAA
- the hslO gene encoding Hsp33 family molecular chaperone HslO, whose amino-acid sequence MTKHDQLHRFLFASHSVRGELVSVSETYQRMLENHHFPQPVQQLLGELLVATSLLTATLKFNGDITVQIQGDGPVKLAVINGNNLQQMRGTARIDGEVNAASSLHDMIGNGYMVITVTPTEGERYQGVVALEGNTLAECLDAYFKQSEQLPTRLFIRTGMQDGKIAAGGMLLQILPGAQEGSEEMLDHLVQLTATIKGEELFTLDAKEILHRLYHEEDVTLYEPQQVAFRCTCSQQRCADTLVTLSEADLQEMLHNDGKIDMQCEFCGMHYVFDEKDINAIKAAKTERLH is encoded by the coding sequence ATGACCAAGCATGACCAATTACACCGCTTTTTATTTGCAAGCCATTCTGTCAGGGGGGAACTTGTTTCCGTTAGTGAAACTTACCAACGGATGCTGGAGAATCATCATTTTCCCCAACCGGTACAGCAGCTATTGGGTGAATTGTTGGTCGCAACCAGCCTGTTAACCGCTACCTTGAAATTCAATGGGGATATCACGGTACAGATTCAGGGGGATGGGCCGGTCAAACTGGCGGTGATTAATGGTAACAACCTGCAACAAATGCGTGGTACGGCGCGCATCGATGGTGAAGTGAATGCCGCAAGTAGCCTGCACGATATGATCGGCAATGGTTATATGGTGATCACGGTGACTCCAACAGAAGGGGAACGTTATCAGGGGGTTGTGGCGCTGGAAGGCAATACGCTGGCAGAATGTCTGGATGCGTATTTCAAACAGTCAGAGCAGTTACCAACTCGCCTGTTTATCCGTACTGGGATGCAGGATGGAAAAATAGCCGCAGGTGGCATGTTATTGCAGATCTTGCCTGGGGCACAGGAAGGCAGCGAAGAGATGCTTGACCATTTGGTGCAACTAACTGCAACCATTAAGGGTGAAGAGTTGTTTACGCTGGATGCGAAAGAGATTTTGCATCGCCTTTATCATGAAGAAGATGTCACGCTATATGAACCTCAGCAAGTTGCATTTCGTTGCACCTGTTCCCAGCAACGTTGCGCTGATACCCTGGTGACATTATCGGAAGCCGATCTACAGGAAATGTTGCACAACGATGGCAAAATTGACATGCAATGTGAATTCTGTGGTATGCATTATGTTTTCGACGAGAAAGATATCAACGCAATAAAAGCTGCAAAAACAGAGCGGTTGCACTAA
- the nudE gene encoding ADP compounds hydrolase NudE: MIDLKKPKILNINDVARSRLFNIQSVDLEFSNGVKRVYERMKPTNREAVLIIPIIGDELILIHEYAVGIEQYELGFPKGAIDAGESIFAAANRELKEEIGFGAGKLELLTKLTMAPSYFSSQMNIMIAHDLYPECLEGDEPEPLVQKRWPISDMMSLLEHPDFNEARNVSALFFAQRYLQTKK; encoded by the coding sequence ATGATTGATCTGAAAAAACCTAAGATTCTGAATATAAATGACGTTGCCCGCTCGCGCTTATTCAATATTCAATCTGTTGATCTTGAATTTAGCAATGGTGTGAAACGCGTTTATGAACGAATGAAACCGACAAATCGTGAAGCAGTTCTAATTATTCCGATTATCGGCGATGAATTAATTCTGATTCACGAATATGCCGTTGGCATTGAACAATATGAATTAGGTTTTCCAAAAGGTGCTATTGATGCTGGCGAGAGTATTTTTGCAGCCGCCAATCGTGAATTGAAGGAAGAAATTGGTTTCGGTGCAGGAAAACTGGAGCTGTTGACGAAATTGACGATGGCACCGTCCTACTTTTCCAGCCAGATGAATATCATGATTGCGCATGATCTTTATCCAGAATGTTTGGAAGGAGATGAACCCGAACCACTAGTGCAGAAACGCTGGCCAATCTCTGACATGATGTCACTATTGGAGCACCCCGATTTCAATGAAGCCAGAAATGTCAGCGCCCTATTTTTTGCTCAACGCTACCTGCAAACAAAAAAATAA
- a CDS encoding DUF1240 domain-containing protein translates to MLVFILSIVASFPVSIYADHKLKKAGYVKCRITSLIAPNKYVKNMKFCN, encoded by the coding sequence GTGTTAGTTTTTATATTATCTATCGTGGCCAGTTTTCCTGTATCTATATATGCTGATCATAAATTAAAAAAAGCTGGTTATGTTAAATGTAGAATAACTTCTTTAATTGCACCTAATAAATATGTCAAGAATATGAAATTTTGTAATTAA
- a CDS encoding DUF1240 domain-containing protein, whose product MANTNKIKIYLGVFLLFFMALLFVFFSLSDYVGFFRRDTVITFSWKSAGFIWFSPLLINLAYALLMIALNRTKNLNKKIGSYISYISITGFILTLFVSFYVDDQLKNDGYLTCDKSSWMAPNKYVKDISLCK is encoded by the coding sequence GTGGCTAATACAAATAAAATAAAAATATATCTAGGTGTTTTTCTGCTTTTTTTTATGGCGTTGTTATTTGTTTTTTTCTCATTGAGTGATTATGTTGGTTTTTTTAGACGTGATACCGTTATTACATTCTCATGGAAGAGTGCGGGTTTTATTTGGTTTAGTCCATTGCTTATTAATCTTGCTTATGCATTATTGATGATCGCGTTAAATAGGACAAAAAACCTTAATAAAAAAATAGGAAGTTATATTTCTTATATATCAATAACAGGGTTTATTCTTACTTTATTTGTGTCTTTTTATGTTGATGATCAATTAAAAAATGATGGGTATTTAACATGTGATAAATCATCATGGATGGCCCCTAATAAATATGTAAAAGATATATCCCTATGTAAATAG
- a CDS encoding pirin family protein produces MIYLRQALERGHANHGWLDSWHTFSFANYYDANFMGFSALRVINEDVIDAGQGFGMHPHKDMEILTYVLSGTVEHQDSMGNKGSVSAGEFQIMSAGTGIRHSEYNPQHDSQLHLYQIWIMPEKTGLTPRYEQHRFDTIEDRQLILSPDARSGSLKVFQDVTLWRWTLKNGEDGEYDMEKTRNIWIQVVRGEVIINGVRATTSDGVAIWDESHLQLTANQESEILLFDLPPN; encoded by the coding sequence ATGATCTACTTACGCCAAGCTTTAGAACGGGGCCATGCCAATCATGGCTGGCTGGACAGTTGGCATACTTTTTCCTTCGCCAACTATTATGATGCGAATTTCATGGGATTTTCTGCTCTCAGGGTCATTAACGAAGATGTGATTGACGCTGGTCAGGGATTCGGTATGCATCCTCACAAAGATATGGAAATATTGACCTATGTGCTGTCTGGAACGGTGGAGCATCAAGACAGTATGGGGAACAAAGGAAGCGTGTCTGCGGGAGAATTCCAGATTATGAGTGCAGGAACAGGCATCCGTCACTCAGAATATAACCCACAGCATGATAGCCAACTGCATCTTTACCAGATCTGGATCATGCCAGAAAAAACAGGACTCACTCCCCGTTATGAGCAACACCGTTTTGATACAATCGAAGACCGTCAATTAATTCTCTCTCCTGATGCCCGTTCGGGGTCCCTAAAAGTTTTTCAGGATGTGACATTATGGCGTTGGACATTAAAAAACGGCGAAGATGGTGAATATGACATGGAAAAAACACGAAACATCTGGATCCAGGTCGTTCGCGGTGAAGTGATAATCAATGGAGTGCGGGCTACCACCAGCGATGGTGTCGCTATTTGGGATGAATCCCACCTTCAGCTAACTGCAAATCAAGAAAGTGAGATATTGCTGTTTGACTTGCCCCCCAACTGA
- a CDS encoding Hcp family type VI secretion system effector gives MSYMIYLSLNGKKQGLISAGCSTPDSIGNRYQNGHEDQIQVLSLNHTITRQQNVSHQPIQFIKPVDKSSPLLAMAIDSNESLNGTFVFYRTSQAGQLELFYEVKITEATITDISCVYPHSVNNFDAMPYEKVTLNYKSISWNHITAGTSAYSIWEDRVL, from the coding sequence ATGTCATACATGATTTATTTATCTTTAAATGGTAAAAAACAAGGCTTAATTTCTGCGGGGTGTTCAACCCCAGACTCAATAGGAAACAGGTATCAAAATGGACACGAAGATCAAATACAGGTATTGAGTTTAAACCATACAATAACGCGACAACAGAATGTCAGCCATCAGCCAATACAATTCATTAAACCAGTGGATAAATCATCACCATTATTAGCAATGGCGATAGATTCAAACGAATCTCTAAATGGTACTTTTGTTTTTTACAGAACGAGCCAAGCTGGTCAATTAGAATTATTCTATGAAGTAAAAATAACTGAAGCTACTATCACTGACATTTCCTGTGTATACCCACATTCTGTAAATAATTTCGATGCTATGCCATATGAAAAAGTCACACTAAACTATAAATCTATATCATGGAATCATATAACAGCAGGTACATCTGCCTATAGTATATGGGAAGACAGAGTATTGTAA